Proteins encoded within one genomic window of Mycolicibacterium monacense:
- a CDS encoding cupin domain-containing protein produces the protein MSDLPAWAQRLDLAPHPEGGWYRETWRSDLTVTQSALPPDYTGPRSAGTAILFLLMPGQQSAWHTVRSAELWMYHRGSPLLLEMGPEHDSATTHLLGSDIDGGASPQLIVPARHWQRARPRDDEPSLVSCVVVPGFDFADFELGAVSD, from the coding sequence ATGAGCGATCTCCCGGCGTGGGCGCAGCGGCTCGACCTGGCGCCGCACCCAGAAGGCGGTTGGTATCGGGAGACGTGGCGCAGCGATCTGACGGTCACCCAGTCCGCGCTGCCGCCGGACTACACCGGTCCGCGTAGCGCGGGTACCGCGATCCTCTTCCTCCTCATGCCGGGTCAGCAGTCGGCGTGGCACACCGTGCGCAGCGCCGAGTTGTGGATGTACCACCGCGGCAGCCCGCTGCTACTCGAAATGGGGCCCGAACATGATTCGGCGACAACGCATCTGCTCGGCAGCGACATCGATGGCGGCGCGAGTCCGCAGCTGATCGTGCCCGCCCGGCACTGGCAGCGCGCCCGTCCCCGCGACGACGAGCCCAGCCTGGTGAGTTGCGTGGTGGTGCCCGGCTTCGACTTCGCCGACTTCGAATTGGGCGCTGTCAGCGACTGA
- a CDS encoding Hsp20/alpha crystallin family protein: MLRFDPFSDLDTWTRGLLSSQTGSDRTPRFMPMDLCKIDDHYVLTADLPGVDPGSVDVNVDNGTLTISARRTARSEESAQWLANERFFGSYRRQLSLGEGVDSAAISATYENGVLTVTIPMAERAKPRKIEVAHGGGQKSIQPTTVDAE, encoded by the coding sequence GTGCTTCGCTTTGATCCGTTCAGTGACTTGGACACCTGGACCCGCGGTTTGCTGAGCAGTCAGACCGGATCGGATCGCACACCCCGGTTCATGCCGATGGACCTCTGCAAGATCGACGACCACTACGTGCTGACCGCCGACCTTCCCGGCGTCGACCCCGGCTCGGTCGACGTCAACGTCGACAACGGCACGCTCACCATCTCGGCGCGTCGCACCGCCCGATCCGAGGAATCCGCGCAGTGGCTCGCCAACGAGCGGTTCTTCGGCAGCTACCGGCGGCAGCTGTCGCTCGGTGAGGGCGTCGATTCGGCGGCGATCTCGGCGACCTACGAGAACGGTGTCCTGACCGTCACCATCCCGATGGCCGAACGCGCGAAACCACGCAAGATCGAAGTCGCCCACGGCGGCGGGCAGAAGTCCATTCAGCCGACCACCGTCGACGCCGAATAA
- a CDS encoding GAF and ANTAR domain-containing protein, whose product MTEPHTHDLAMRMAELARTLASPRDLNEILSGVTAAAEELIPGVDTAGILLVGRGGTFESIAEITALPHELDELQMKYGEGPCVQAALDDVVVRTDDFREETRWPNYSPACVERGVLSGLSFKLYTADRTAGALNLFSFRPRVWDSEAETTGTVLAAHAAAALLAHREGEQLRSALSTRDRIGQAKGIIMERYKVDDVQAFEMMRRLSQDSNKKLTEIAQQVIDTRA is encoded by the coding sequence ATGACGGAGCCGCATACGCACGACCTCGCCATGCGGATGGCGGAATTGGCGCGAACGCTCGCCTCTCCTCGCGACCTCAACGAGATTCTGTCCGGAGTCACCGCGGCGGCCGAGGAACTCATCCCGGGCGTCGACACCGCGGGCATCCTGCTCGTCGGCCGTGGGGGAACGTTCGAATCGATCGCCGAGATCACCGCGCTGCCCCACGAACTCGACGAACTGCAGATGAAATACGGCGAGGGGCCGTGCGTACAGGCCGCACTGGACGACGTCGTCGTGCGCACCGACGACTTCCGCGAGGAGACCCGCTGGCCGAACTATTCGCCGGCGTGCGTCGAACGGGGTGTGCTGAGCGGATTGTCGTTCAAGCTCTACACCGCCGATCGCACCGCAGGCGCGCTGAACTTGTTCAGCTTCCGCCCGCGGGTCTGGGACAGCGAAGCCGAGACGACCGGGACGGTGCTGGCCGCGCACGCGGCGGCCGCGTTGCTCGCGCACCGCGAAGGTGAGCAGCTGAGGTCCGCGCTGTCCACCCGTGACCGCATCGGTCAGGCCAAGGGCATCATCATGGAGCGCTACAAGGTCGACGACGTGCAGGCGTTCGAGATGATGCGCCGCCTGTCGCAGGACAGCAACAAGAAGCTGACCGAGATCGCGCAGCAGGTGATCGACACCCGCGCCTGA
- a CDS encoding tyrosine-type recombinase/integrase, giving the protein MPQKKPATATTARSRRGFGRLRQRGSGRWQASYPHHGALHYAPATFPTKDSGASWLQNERDLIDLDRRKPGTWTPPAERVTKGAARKLTLRDYAKPWLEHRNLSPRTRDNYEYHLERNILPTLGDSALAEITPEDVRVWFTGLGTEHRTRNAQAYGVLQAVLNTAVDDGLMDRSPARIKGAAAVKHTKRSVVLLEPEELVALADAMPEALRLTVLLAGWCGLRRGELFALTRADVTADATALRVSKAVTFRHGKFEAGPTKTKESNRTVTVPPHLRPIIAAHLRQHVGEAKTALLFPDPVTGGYYAEGRYRTPFFNARQAIGKDDLHFHDLRHFGGVMAAVAGGTTKEVMARLGHVTSGTAMRYQHVAAGRADVLADRLSALAVPARSGDAPVSA; this is encoded by the coding sequence ATGCCGCAGAAGAAGCCCGCCACCGCCACCACTGCTCGCAGCCGCCGAGGATTCGGGCGGCTCCGCCAACGCGGGTCGGGCCGCTGGCAGGCGAGCTACCCGCACCACGGCGCGCTGCACTACGCCCCGGCGACGTTCCCGACGAAGGACTCCGGCGCGTCGTGGCTGCAGAACGAGCGGGATCTGATCGACCTCGACCGCCGCAAGCCGGGCACCTGGACCCCGCCCGCCGAGCGGGTGACCAAGGGGGCGGCGCGCAAGCTCACGCTGCGCGACTACGCGAAGCCCTGGTTGGAGCACCGCAACCTCTCACCGCGCACCCGCGACAATTACGAGTACCACCTTGAGCGGAATATCTTGCCGACGCTGGGGGATTCGGCGCTTGCGGAGATCACCCCCGAGGACGTGCGCGTTTGGTTCACCGGGCTGGGCACCGAGCACCGGACCCGCAACGCACAGGCCTACGGCGTCCTGCAGGCTGTGCTAAACACCGCCGTGGATGACGGGCTGATGGACCGCAGCCCCGCCCGCATCAAGGGCGCGGCGGCGGTGAAGCACACCAAGCGGTCGGTGGTGCTGTTGGAGCCGGAGGAGTTGGTGGCGTTGGCCGACGCGATGCCCGAGGCGCTGCGGCTGACCGTGCTGCTCGCGGGATGGTGTGGACTCCGCCGAGGAGAGTTGTTCGCGTTGACGAGGGCCGACGTCACCGCCGACGCCACCGCACTGCGGGTGAGTAAGGCGGTGACGTTCCGGCACGGCAAGTTCGAGGCCGGGCCGACCAAGACCAAGGAGTCCAACCGCACCGTCACCGTGCCGCCTCACCTGCGCCCGATCATCGCCGCGCACCTCCGCCAGCACGTCGGCGAGGCCAAGACGGCATTGCTGTTCCCCGACCCGGTGACGGGCGGGTACTACGCCGAGGGCCGGTACCGCACACCGTTCTTCAACGCCCGGCAGGCCATCGGCAAGGATGATCTGCACTTCCACGATCTGCGGCACTTCGGCGGCGTGATGGCGGCAGTCGCCGGAGGCACAACCAAGGAGGTCATGGCGCGCCTCGGTCACGTCACCAGCGGCACGGCAATGCGCTATCAGCATGTCGCCGCCGGGCGCGCCGACGTGTTGGCTGATCGCCTGTCGGCACTCGCCGTCCCGGCGCGGTCGGGCGACGCGCCAGTATCGGCATGA
- a CDS encoding excisionase family DNA-binding protein, protein MSAKTATPHFISLQDAATRTGFSVFTFREKIASGELPAYRLSDKPGSAIRVKVADVDAMMKPLIPAEIYADRQAGAR, encoded by the coding sequence GTGAGCGCGAAGACCGCCACCCCGCACTTCATTTCCCTGCAGGACGCCGCCACCCGCACCGGGTTCTCGGTGTTCACCTTCCGCGAGAAGATCGCCAGCGGCGAGCTACCCGCCTACCGGCTGTCCGACAAGCCCGGCAGCGCCATCCGCGTGAAGGTCGCCGACGTCGACGCGATGATGAAGCCGCTCATCCCGGCTGAGATTTACGCCGATCGCCAAGCCGGTGCTCGATGA